The following are encoded together in the Schistocerca americana isolate TAMUIC-IGC-003095 chromosome 6, iqSchAmer2.1, whole genome shotgun sequence genome:
- the LOC124620118 gene encoding KRAB-A domain-containing protein 2-like produces MVYEDRLTKFVVLRPLKSKTAEESDNGREFINKIMSNLPELWTNFKIVLGKPRHSQSQGSIDIENMLTTWAQEHNTMEWRCALRFVQLIKNSAIHFGIKKSLYQAMFGCLPKRGSSSTSLPPEAPMNLHSEDELENEINQVNVSSETGTETLQHNDQSKSLLQEDNVPTGTEVENREKENIPDSNDNCPTDLDETIRAIEKRRTEA; encoded by the exons ATGGTTTATGAGGACCGCCTCACTAAATTCGTTGTTCTCAGGCCACTGAAGTCCAAAACAGCTGAAGAG TCTGACAATGGTAGAGAGTTCATCAACAAAATAATGAGCAACTTACCTGAACTATGGACCAATTTTAAGATTGTACTCGGTAAACCCAGACACAGTCAGAGCCAAGGCAGCATAGACATAGAAAATATGCTAACGACATGGGCACAGGAGCACAACACCATGGAGTGGAGGtgtgcattaagatttgtgcagcTAATAAAGAATAGCGctatacattttggaattaaaaaatcTCTGTACCAAGCGATGTTTGGCTGCCTTCCTAAACGTGGTTCGTCTTCAACAAGTTTACCTCCTGAGGCACCGATGAATCTTCACTCTGAGGATGAACTTGAAAATGAAATTAATCAAGTGAATGTTAGCAGTGAGACAGGGACCGAAACGTTGCAGCATAACGATCAAAGTAAATCTCTATTGCAAGAGGATAACGTACCAACAGGAACAGAggttgagaacagagagaaagaaaatattCCTGACAGTAACGACAACTGCCCGACTGATTTAGACGAGACAATTCGTGCTATTGAAAAACGCAGAACTGAAGCATAG